One genomic segment of Amycolatopsis sp. Hca4 includes these proteins:
- a CDS encoding DUF1206 domain-containing protein yields MNRTEATAERGEKSNTAQVLGRAGMACYGVVHLVIAYLALQVAFGDSEQADQKGALQQIGSTAFGQVLLWVVAVGLILFGLWQFLMAATGYEWVSGGKRTRKRIGAAARGVVVILLGITAIRIATGSGGGGSGNEKQQEFTAKLLQLPAGPALVVIAAACVLGVAIAAGVKGVKKKFLEDLNTTELPGRTKRWIGWIGTTGYLAKGVVLAIVAILLAIAGFTADPNKAGGLDAALKTLSAQPFGTVLLIVVALGLAAFGVYCFGAARAHKR; encoded by the coding sequence ATGAACCGGACAGAGGCCACCGCCGAAAGAGGCGAGAAGAGCAACACCGCGCAAGTGCTCGGCCGCGCCGGCATGGCGTGCTACGGCGTCGTGCACCTGGTCATCGCCTACCTTGCGCTGCAGGTCGCCTTCGGCGACAGCGAGCAGGCCGACCAGAAGGGGGCACTGCAGCAGATCGGCTCCACGGCGTTCGGCCAGGTCCTGCTCTGGGTCGTCGCGGTCGGCCTGATCCTGTTCGGGCTCTGGCAGTTCCTGATGGCCGCCACCGGGTACGAGTGGGTCAGCGGCGGCAAGCGGACGCGCAAGCGGATCGGCGCGGCCGCGCGCGGGGTCGTGGTGATCCTGCTCGGCATCACCGCCATCCGCATCGCCACCGGCAGCGGGGGCGGTGGGTCCGGCAACGAGAAGCAGCAGGAGTTCACCGCCAAGCTGCTCCAGCTGCCCGCCGGGCCGGCGCTGGTCGTCATCGCCGCCGCCTGCGTGCTCGGCGTCGCCATCGCCGCGGGGGTGAAGGGCGTGAAGAAGAAGTTCCTCGAGGACCTCAACACGACCGAGCTGCCGGGCAGGACCAAGCGCTGGATCGGCTGGATCGGCACCACGGGCTACCTCGCCAAGGGCGTCGTCCTCGCCATCGTCGCGATCCTGCTGGCCATCGCCGGGTTCACGGCCGACCCGAACAAGGCCGGCGGCCTGGACGCCGCCCTGAAGACGCTTTCGGCCCAGCCCTTCGGCACCGTGCTGCTGATCGTGGTCGCGCTCGGCCTCGCCGCGTTCGGCGTGTACTGCTTCGGCGCGGCCCGGGCGCACAAGCGCTGA